The proteins below are encoded in one region of Bosea sp. BIWAKO-01:
- a CDS encoding sensor histidine kinase yields METSTGEMLKQVQDFESSDVITGVPLQHSPAGKAMPRRATLSVQFLIAGGLVMQIAMFVAGYLITELVSREAVRSKAASTALIMQSLVAPAVQELATSQSLSAGTIARLDQLFADEAVKRRFPYFEVWTPDGVVAYSNTPQIIGHQFERPNGLLRALTGEVTADHADPRAGEHVIRGIRTRYLEIYSPIRQEGSSRIIAVAEIHEQAEPFREELAALRRSSWLVVAAVTAAIMLALFGIVHRGSRTIETQRKALERRVEETEQLLLENRQLSDRLQRASARVAELNEQFIRGIGADLHDGPAQLISFSILKIEDVRNARSKAPRDRSLLTMQSALDEAMREIRSISKGLVLPEIADLPLHMVIERAVRAHEARTRTSVALATSELPQPVSHAVRICVFRFVQEGLNNAYRHGGATGQDVRSWMDGTLLNVSVADSGGDSSPAEKDLPDAGIGLYGLQERVESLGGRLTNRRLGDSGNLLKMTLDLSGGLLIA; encoded by the coding sequence GTGGAGACGTCGACGGGCGAAATGCTGAAGCAGGTTCAGGACTTCGAGAGCAGTGACGTGATCACCGGCGTGCCGTTGCAGCACTCGCCTGCCGGGAAGGCTATGCCACGACGCGCTACGCTGTCGGTGCAGTTCCTGATCGCGGGCGGACTCGTCATGCAGATCGCCATGTTCGTGGCCGGCTATCTGATCACCGAGCTGGTTTCGCGTGAGGCGGTCAGAAGCAAGGCAGCCTCGACCGCTTTGATCATGCAGAGTCTGGTCGCCCCGGCCGTTCAGGAGCTTGCCACCTCCCAGAGCTTGTCGGCAGGGACGATCGCACGGCTCGACCAGTTGTTCGCCGACGAGGCCGTGAAGCGCCGCTTTCCCTATTTCGAAGTCTGGACGCCGGACGGGGTCGTGGCCTACTCCAACACCCCCCAGATCATCGGCCATCAGTTCGAGCGCCCCAACGGCCTGTTGCGGGCGCTGACAGGCGAGGTCACGGCCGACCATGCCGACCCTCGTGCAGGCGAGCATGTGATCCGGGGCATCAGGACCCGCTATCTCGAAATCTACAGCCCGATCCGGCAGGAAGGCTCTTCCCGCATCATTGCCGTTGCCGAAATCCACGAGCAGGCCGAGCCTTTCCGGGAGGAGCTTGCAGCGCTCAGACGGAGCAGCTGGCTCGTCGTTGCCGCGGTTACGGCGGCGATCATGCTCGCCCTGTTCGGCATCGTCCATCGCGGGAGCCGGACCATCGAGACACAAAGGAAGGCCCTGGAGCGGCGCGTCGAAGAGACCGAACAGCTGCTGCTCGAGAACCGGCAGTTGTCCGACCGGCTGCAACGCGCCTCGGCCCGGGTCGCGGAGCTGAACGAGCAGTTCATCCGCGGGATCGGCGCGGATCTCCATGATGGCCCCGCCCAATTGATCAGCTTCTCGATCCTGAAGATCGAGGACGTGCGCAACGCCAGAAGCAAGGCCCCGCGCGACCGCTCCCTGCTGACCATGCAGTCGGCGCTCGACGAGGCGATGCGCGAGATCAGGAGCATCTCCAAGGGGCTTGTCCTTCCCGAGATCGCCGACCTGCCGCTCCACATGGTCATCGAGCGGGCAGTGCGGGCACACGAAGCGCGCACGCGAACATCTGTAGCGCTCGCCACCTCCGAGCTGCCTCAGCCCGTGTCGCACGCCGTCAGGATCTGCGTCTTCCGTTTCGTCCAGGAAGGGCTCAACAATGCCTATCGCCATGGCGGGGCAACAGGTCAGGACGTGCGGAGCTGGATGGACGGAACGCTCCTGAATGTCTCGGTGGCCGACAGCGGGGGCGACTCTTCGCCTGCGGAGAAAGACCTTCCCGACGCGGGCATTGGCCTCTACGGCCTGCAGGAACGGGTCGAGAGCCTCGGCGGGAGATTGACGAACCGCCGCCTCGGTGACAGCGGTAATTTGCTCAAGATGACCCTGGACCTCAGTGGAGGGCTGCTCATTGCGTGA
- a CDS encoding response regulator transcription factor translates to MRERKSIVVVDDHAIFRAGLVQIFSASDDLEVVGEGASADEAFELVGRLSPQVTLLDVSMPGGGIAAARRIHQTWPQVKVVMLTVSEEEDVVLQALDAGASGYALKGVPAVDLIAIVRAITGGESYVPPNMAVRLLSAMRGHQEVDPVIAKIGALSAKENRTLRLLGRGFSNREIAEATGVQIQTTKFHVSNILAKLGLKSRVEAALIAQKHLQD, encoded by the coding sequence TTGCGTGAACGAAAATCCATCGTTGTCGTGGACGATCACGCGATCTTCCGCGCGGGCCTGGTGCAGATCTTCTCGGCAAGCGATGACCTGGAGGTGGTCGGCGAAGGTGCGTCGGCCGACGAAGCCTTCGAGCTTGTGGGAAGGCTCTCCCCGCAGGTCACCTTGCTCGATGTGTCGATGCCTGGCGGCGGAATTGCCGCGGCGCGCCGGATTCACCAGACATGGCCGCAGGTGAAAGTGGTCATGCTGACGGTCTCGGAGGAAGAGGACGTCGTGCTGCAGGCGCTCGACGCCGGCGCGTCGGGCTATGCCTTGAAGGGCGTACCGGCCGTGGATCTGATCGCGATCGTCAGGGCGATCACAGGAGGCGAATCCTATGTCCCTCCCAACATGGCCGTGCGCCTGCTGAGCGCGATGCGTGGGCACCAGGAGGTCGACCCCGTCATCGCCAAGATCGGAGCGCTTTCAGCGAAGGAAAACCGCACGCTGCGCCTGCTCGGGCGCGGCTTCAGCAATCGCGAGATCGCCGAGGCGACGGGGGTGCAAATCCAGACCACCAAGTTTCACGTCTCGAATATTCTCGCAAAGCTCGGCCTCAAGAGCCGGGTCGAGGCCGCGTTGATCGCGCAAAAGCACCTCCAGGATTAG
- a CDS encoding TetR/AcrR family transcriptional regulator, translated as MSSRMEEKVSKAERQQQMRSIMTRERLIQSTLDEIFEVGYHAATTQEIAARANVSRGALLHHFPARADIVLAAMEELLEDGTRQIRAVADEVQSGKISLDGFVEFLWQLFSGRFFYLSLEMITEARNDPELCERMIPVVKRFHQALDGIWSEFCAPQKRPPQQARIILNLTLCLVRGMGVQTVLRPDSGYYRELIEAWKALLPQLIDGPTGDLIFAGGSGSR; from the coding sequence ATGTCGAGCCGGATGGAGGAGAAGGTGAGCAAGGCAGAGCGGCAGCAGCAGATGCGCAGCATCATGACGCGCGAGCGGCTGATCCAGTCGACGCTCGATGAGATCTTCGAGGTCGGCTATCACGCCGCCACCACGCAGGAGATCGCCGCCCGTGCCAATGTCTCGCGCGGCGCTTTGCTGCATCATTTCCCAGCGCGGGCCGACATCGTGCTCGCCGCCATGGAGGAACTGCTCGAGGACGGCACCCGGCAGATCAGGGCCGTGGCCGACGAGGTCCAGAGCGGCAAGATCTCGCTCGACGGTTTCGTCGAGTTCCTGTGGCAGCTCTTCTCGGGCCGGTTCTTCTATCTCTCGCTGGAGATGATCACCGAGGCACGCAACGATCCGGAGCTGTGCGAACGGATGATTCCGGTGGTGAAGCGCTTCCATCAGGCGCTCGACGGGATTTGGTCGGAGTTCTGCGCCCCCCAGAAGCGCCCACCGCAGCAGGCGCGCATCATCCTCAATCTGACGCTTTGCCTGGTTCGCGGCATGGGCGTCCAGACGGTTCTGCGTCCCGATTCGGGCTATTACCGTGAACTCATCGAGGCTTGGAAGGCATTGCTGCCGCAGCTCATCGACGGCCCGACCGGGGACCTCATCTTCGCGGGAGGGAGCGGTTCGAGGTGA
- a CDS encoding isochorismatase family protein: MSDDYQNRSYGEIPVGFGRKPGIVVVDFQKGFTDPQYPLGGAPLVMRALENTATLLEVARRYNVPVANCNTAYMNEREMPYWKITAVRETFLHDHPSVAHDPRIYNASYDLTVCKKGPSIFFNTGVSDYFTKERVDTVIVTGCNTSGCIRATSVDSFSYRYRTIVPEDCVGDIEEQPHRDNLRDLGRRYVDVSDLKTVLAYLDEWHHQNAS; this comes from the coding sequence ATGAGCGACGATTACCAGAACCGCAGCTATGGCGAGATCCCGGTCGGGTTCGGCAGGAAGCCTGGCATTGTCGTGGTCGATTTCCAGAAGGGATTTACCGATCCGCAGTATCCGCTGGGCGGTGCGCCGCTGGTCATGCGTGCCCTCGAGAACACCGCGACACTGCTCGAGGTCGCGCGCCGGTACAATGTGCCGGTCGCCAACTGCAACACCGCCTATATGAACGAGCGGGAAATGCCCTATTGGAAGATCACGGCCGTACGCGAGACCTTCCTGCACGACCATCCGAGCGTCGCCCATGATCCGCGCATCTATAATGCGTCCTATGATCTGACCGTGTGCAAGAAGGGTCCGTCGATCTTCTTCAATACCGGTGTCAGCGATTATTTCACCAAGGAACGCGTTGATACCGTGATTGTCACCGGCTGCAACACCAGCGGCTGCATTCGCGCGACCTCGGTCGATTCCTTCAGCTACCGCTACCGCACCATCGTGCCAGAGGACTGCGTCGGGGATATCGAGGAGCAGCCACACAGGGACAATCTGCGCGATCTCGGCCGCCGCTATGTCGATGTGTCGGACCTGAAGACCGTGCTGGCCTATCTGGACGAATGGCACCACCAGAACGCTTCTTGA
- a CDS encoding MBL fold metallo-hydrolase produces MALTITILGCGSSGGVPRPGSGWGACDPKNPKNRRRRCSILVERNGGNGTTSLIVDTTPDLREQLIDAEVKHLDAVLFTHDHADHTHGIDDMRALVLHMRKRIPVYADPVTAATLRTRFGYIFETPPGSLYPPILEMQSMLAGEPLTIEGAGGGICARPIALEHGPGYEALGFRFADLGYVPDVSLMPPEARLALAGLDVLILDCLRETPHPSHFSLSQALEAIAELAPRRAVLTNLHIDLDYENLSKRLPAGIDVAFDGMSLTVDG; encoded by the coding sequence ATGGCCCTGACGATCACGATCCTCGGCTGCGGTTCTTCTGGAGGCGTACCCCGGCCGGGCTCGGGCTGGGGGGCCTGCGATCCGAAGAACCCGAAGAACCGGCGTCGGCGCTGCTCGATCCTGGTCGAACGCAATGGCGGCAACGGGACGACCAGCCTGATCGTCGATACCACACCGGATCTGCGCGAGCAGTTGATCGATGCCGAGGTCAAGCATCTCGATGCGGTGCTCTTCACTCACGACCATGCCGACCACACCCATGGTATCGACGATATGCGGGCGCTGGTGCTGCATATGCGCAAGCGGATTCCCGTCTATGCGGACCCCGTAACGGCTGCGACCTTGCGGACGCGCTTCGGCTACATCTTCGAGACGCCGCCCGGCAGCCTCTATCCGCCGATCCTCGAGATGCAGTCGATGCTGGCGGGCGAACCGCTGACGATCGAGGGGGCAGGGGGCGGTATCTGCGCGCGCCCCATCGCGCTGGAGCACGGGCCGGGTTACGAGGCTCTCGGTTTCCGCTTTGCCGATCTCGGCTATGTACCTGATGTCAGCCTGATGCCGCCCGAGGCTAGGCTCGCCCTGGCCGGCCTCGATGTGCTGATCCTCGACTGCTTGCGAGAGACGCCGCACCCGAGCCATTTCAGCCTGTCGCAGGCGCTGGAGGCAATCGCCGAACTCGCCCCCAGACGCGCGGTGCTGACCAATCTCCATATCGACCTTGACTATGAGAACCTGTCCAAGCGCTTGCCTGCGGGCATCGATGTCGCCTTCGACGGCATGAGCCTGACGGTCGACGGCTGA